The genomic interval GAGCACGGCTGAGGGAGTCGGTGGCAGCGGCGTAGTCGCCCCGATCAGAATACATCACGGCCTCACGGCGAGCGCGGGCCGCCATCAGCAAGGCTACCTGCTCTTGCACCGCTGGGTTGGCGGGGAAGTCGCTGAATTGTTCGGCCCTCACCAGGGGCAGCTCCAGCCCGGCCCGTATCACCTGCCGACCGGGCTGCTCAGCATCATCCCAAGCCAAGCGCACCTGCATCAATTCGCCGCTGCGCTCTAGGGCAGGCACCTGCAATCGCACCACCACCTGAATGAGCGACCCCACCATCAGGTTGGGCAGCTTATAGCGCCGGGTGTCGGTCTGCTCAAAGTCATTCAGCACGTCCATAACCGTGACGCCATTGCCCGGCTTAATCCCCAGGCTGACGCGCTGTCCCAGGGTAGCCGCTAGACCGGAAAGCTCGGTTTCAAAAATGGTCGGTAACTGGTCAGCCGACTCGATGTGGAAGAAGTTGCCGTCGCCGCTGCGGGCCATCGCCGCCAGCAGGTCTTCGCTGTAGTCGTCGCCGATACCCAGGGTGGTGGTGCTGACGCCACGTTCGGCCAGACCGTGAACGTCACTGGCGATCGCATCCACCCTCGTCTCCCCCACATTGGCCAACCCATCGGAGAGCACAATCACCCGGTTAAGCTGGGCAGGGTTGAGGTACTGGCTCACCTGCACGCCGCCCTCAACCCAACCGGCGTGCAGCGCGGTAGACCCCCGTGAATGGATATGGCGTAGCTTCTCTAGCAGGGTGTTTTTGTCGGTGGCCAGGGTGCTGGACACCAGGGTTTCAATACGGTCGTCGAAGAGGACGATGCTGATTCGGTCACAAGGCAGCAAATTCTCCACGGCAAAGCAGGCGGCTTCGCGGGCGTAGTGCATCTTTTGTCCCTGCAT from Leptolyngbya sp. KIOST-1 carries:
- a CDS encoding vWA domain-containing protein; this translates as MTQAKPALPTVELIPLHGGIVTQQPMTLDVLVRITPPAVTLKTDRVPLNLSLAIDRSGSMQGQKMHYAREAACFAVENLLPCDRISIVLFDDRIETLVSSTLATDKNTLLEKLRHIHSRGSTALHAGWVEGGVQVSQYLNPAQLNRVIVLSDGLANVGETRVDAIASDVHGLAERGVSTTTLGIGDDYSEDLLAAMARSGDGNFFHIESADQLPTIFETELSGLAATLGQRVSLGIKPGNGVTVMDVLNDFEQTDTRRYKLPNLMVGSLIQVVVRLQVPALERSGELMQVRLAWDDAEQPGRQVIRAGLELPLVRAEQFSDFPANPAVQEQVALLMAARARREAVMYSDRGDYAAATDSLSRARIAMAAMPPSAMLMEEQAVLEDLEADYQSGNVTSARKKAFSQSFNLSRSGKSKPRRSMDSK